The nucleotide sequence CAAGGCGTTCAGCGTTGCCGAGAGGGGATCGGTATTGGGGAAGAAGTTGGGGCCGATGAAGGCTGACAGGAGGCCGAAGACCATCCAGTCGTACCATTCAAGGGCGTTGCCCAGGCCAAGTCCGAGGAGGCCCTTACGGACTTCCGGGGTGAACCTGGCGTTCTTCACGGCAGTGGATTCATGGGTTTTGGGTGAGGGGACTACGTTGTCCGTTTGGATGTCGAGCATGGAAGTGTCCTTACGCTGACGCCCGGGAGGGCGTGGGAGGGTATGACGCAGGAACGCCCGTTGGAGGCGTTTGATGCGAAAGTGGCAAGGAGTGTCAGCGGCCACGTGTTCGTGCCCGGACGGTTAAGGGAAAACGCCGGCGCCGTTGTACGGCGGCAGGGTTACCACGCGTGTGGTGCGTTGACCCAGATGGCTACGCATACCTCTTCGTAGCTGTTCTTGTACCAGTGGGGGATCTCTGAGGAGTAGGTGATGGAGTCGCCCTCTTCGAGGCTGTAGCAGACGCCGTTCAAATAGACGTCTTTACGGCCGGAGATGATGTAGCAGAACTCTTCACCGCTGTGGGTAAAAGGGGTGTCGCTGGTGTCGTGCCCTGGGGGCGTGCTGATCCACTGTGCTTCGATGCTTCCATCGCGGTTCGGGGTGAGCAGTTCATGTACTGCTTCACCGACGGATTCGCGCGTGACGTTCTTCAGGTTGCGTCGATCGGACCTGCGGACCACGGGGGACTTTGATTCGTCCTGGCCTATGAAGAATCTCCCTACGGGGATGTCCAGGCCGTGGGCCAGCTGGGCCAACGTGGTGAAGGAAGGGTTGGCCATGCCGCGTTCGATCTGGCTGACGATTGCCTGGCTGAGGCCTGTAATGTCCGAGAGTTGGGCGAGGGTCATGCCCTTTGCCTTGCGCATGGTGCGCACCTTGTTTCCTACAGTCGCCAGCAGTTCGCTGGTGGCTGGTGGGGCAGGAGTCTCGGTGGTCATTGCCGCATCCTTCGTTGGTGAGCTAACTCACACAACTATAGTGAAGATTTTTAGCGAGTCAATGGTTTTCTTCATTAAGGTGAAGAATTTTACGGAATCGGGGTTTCCAGCTCCCGGATGGTCCCGAAGACGAAGTTCTCGATCGCACGGACTTGATCCGTCAGTTCGTGCAGGTGATCGGCAGTGGGCAGCAGCCGGATGCTCATCTCCAGTTCCGTCGCCAGGCGCTCCATGCAGATCGCCCCCACCATATGGCTGGACGTCTTCAAGCTCAAGACCGCGTCCATGGCGTCTTCGATGTCGAGATTGTCCAGGGCGCGATGCAGCCGGGAAACCCGCCAGGGCAGCAGGGCCACGTAATTGCGAACGAACGCGTGGATGATGGTGGGGTCGCCGCCGAGCTCGGCTTGGAGTCCAGTGAGAACGGTGTGATCCACCAAGGCGTCTGTGCACTCGTCATACTCAGACACCAAACCCCTCCCGCCTCCGAACAATCGATTCACGCTTCAACAGTAGAACCCGTGGAACAGCGGAAGTGCCATAAAAGCAAAGCTTGATCCAATCTTGAGCGGACTCAGAGGGAGTCTTGATTCCCGGGCCGCAGAGTAGGTCGAACAGAAGAAATCCCTGATCCGGGGGACCTTCCAGCGTCTACCAAGGAGAGGGGAAAAGCGTGGACAGCAGTGCTCGCCCATCGCCTGGGCTGATGGTCACTATTGCCTTTTGCCTGGCGATCCTCCTCGGCATCGGCGGGACCGCGGCCTATGCTCTCTGGGAGCAGGGATCACACAGTGTTGGCTCCGATCACCCCGTCGAGTCTGCCCCCTCAACGTCCTCCAGGCCGTAGCCGGCGCGCCTGCCCAGGAAATCCGTCAAGCGGTTTTCGAGAACCGGAAGATCCTTCAGCTCGCATTCCCAGACCGTCAGCACCTGCCAGCCGGACGCACCGAGTTGCTCCCGCTGCCGGGCATCCCGCTCCCGGGTCCGGGAACGCTTGGCCGCCCAGAAGTCCGCATTCGCGGCAGGAGCATGCAGGCCGGCCTTGCAGTCGTGGAAATGCCAGAAGCAGCCGTTGACGAAGATGACCTTGCGGCGGCCGGCGAACACCAGATCGGGCCGGCCGGGGAGCTTTGATCCGCCGGATTGGCCGTGCAGGCGATACCTGTAGCCCTTGGCATGCAGGAGCCTGCGGACCAGCAACTCCGGTTTGGTGTCCTTTCCCCGGATTTTGGACATGTTGCGGCTGCGCTGCTCCGGTGTCAACAGGTCCCGGCTTTCGCCCATAAGACCACTCTACCCAGGGAGTTTTTGTACAGATAATGGCCTTATGGAGCGCTTTTAGGAGCATTATCTGTACAAAAACTCGTGAGGGGGTGGCGTGAACACTCGGCCGTCCACCCCAACGGCGTGACCTGGACCTTCATGCGCCTCCGACACGCCGGGCAATAGCGCGGCGGCTCCATCACCAACTGCTGTCGGCAGCTTTGGTGAGCGTCCGACGTCGGGCCCTCACCTCCGCAGTGCCCGCAGTAGGCGGGCGGCACCGCGGCCCTCACAGCGACTTCTGGAGCTCCTTGATGGGCATGTTCAGCTCCACCAGGAGATTGAGGTCGGCGTTGGCAGGACGGCCCAAGGTGGTGAGGTAGTTGCCGACAATGACGGCGTTGATCCCGCCGAGGAGACCCTCCCGGGTGCCAAGGTCGCCGAGCGTCAGTTCGCGTCCTCCCGCGTAGCGGAGCACGGTGCGTGGCATGGCGAGGCGGAAGGCGGCGATGGCGCGGAGGGCGTCCTTGCCGTCCATGATCCCTTGGTTATCCAAAGGCGTTCCGGGGCGGGGATTGAGGAAGTTCAGGGGGACTTCGTGCGGTTCAAGGGCGGCGAGCTGGGTGGCCAGTTCGGCGCGTTGC is from Paenarthrobacter nicotinovorans and encodes:
- the bsaP gene encoding biotin synthase auxiliary protein BsaP, with product MRAAVPPAYCGHCGGEGPTSDAHQSCRQQLVMEPPRYCPACRRRMKVQVTPLGWTAECSRHPLTSFCTDNAPKSAP
- a CDS encoding very short patch repair endonuclease, which translates into the protein MGESRDLLTPEQRSRNMSKIRGKDTKPELLVRRLLHAKGYRYRLHGQSGGSKLPGRPDLVFAGRRKVIFVNGCFWHFHDCKAGLHAPAANADFWAAKRSRTRERDARQREQLGASGWQVLTVWECELKDLPVLENRLTDFLGRRAGYGLEDVEGADSTG
- a CDS encoding Hpt domain-containing protein; this translates as MSEYDECTDALVDHTVLTGLQAELGGDPTIIHAFVRNYVALLPWRVSRLHRALDNLDIEDAMDAVLSLKTSSHMVGAICMERLATELEMSIRLLPTADHLHELTDQVRAIENFVFGTIRELETPIP
- a CDS encoding helix-turn-helix domain-containing protein — encoded protein: MTTETPAPPATSELLATVGNKVRTMRKAKGMTLAQLSDITGLSQAIVSQIERGMANPSFTTLAQLAHGLDIPVGRFFIGQDESKSPVVRRSDRRNLKNVTRESVGEAVHELLTPNRDGSIEAQWISTPPGHDTSDTPFTHSGEEFCYIISGRKDVYLNGVCYSLEEGDSITYSSEIPHWYKNSYEEVCVAIWVNAPHAW